In Nitrosophilus alvini, the following are encoded in one genomic region:
- the murJ gene encoding murein biosynthesis integral membrane protein MurJ, with product MHKKIFTNSFGILFSRILGFIRDLLTASILGANVYSDIFFVAFKFPNLFRRIFGEGAFIQSFMPSFIASKNKSIFQAAVFLRFLAIILFISILVTFFAPYATKLIAFGFSDELVVKAAPYVALNFYYLDLIFIATFLAALLQYKEHFATTAFSTALLNIALITALLVSRNKAEEEIVWALSIAVIVGGFLQVGVHLIALKKLNLCKMFIGGFFRLKSGYKKIEKDIAKFNKNFIPSIFGNSAAQISAFIDTWLASFLAAGSISYLYYSNRIFQLPLALFAIAAATAIFPSVSKKLKQKKENEALKFLTQGFWLLFFLLTLSTVGGIMLSHEIVWLLFERGAFTREDTLNTSLVLVMYMGGLLPYGLAKIFSLWLYSTDRHGKAAKIAGVSLGANIVLSVLLIFPLQAAGLALASTLSGFLLFAMTVKEFGTKRFLVIIADKKALYLIAAIIIEIIILYLAKGFIDGYL from the coding sequence ATGCATAAAAAGATTTTTACAAACAGTTTTGGCATCCTGTTTTCGAGGATTTTGGGTTTTATAAGAGACCTTCTTACAGCTTCTATCCTCGGCGCAAACGTTTACAGCGATATATTTTTCGTAGCTTTTAAATTTCCCAATCTTTTCAGAAGAATTTTCGGCGAAGGAGCTTTCATACAGAGTTTCATGCCCTCTTTTATCGCCTCAAAGAACAAAAGCATCTTTCAGGCTGCGGTTTTTTTGAGATTTTTGGCGATCATCCTTTTTATCTCGATACTTGTAACTTTTTTCGCACCTTATGCAACCAAACTGATAGCTTTTGGTTTCAGCGACGAACTGGTAGTCAAAGCGGCTCCGTATGTGGCTCTGAATTTTTACTATCTTGATCTCATTTTTATAGCTACATTTTTAGCCGCTCTTTTGCAATACAAAGAGCACTTTGCTACTACGGCATTTTCAACAGCTCTACTCAATATTGCTCTTATAACAGCTCTTCTTGTATCCAGAAACAAAGCTGAAGAGGAGATAGTATGGGCTCTTAGCATTGCAGTCATAGTAGGCGGTTTTTTACAGGTTGGAGTCCATTTGATAGCGCTGAAAAAATTGAATCTCTGCAAAATGTTCATAGGTGGATTTTTTAGACTCAAATCAGGCTACAAAAAGATTGAAAAAGATATCGCAAAGTTTAACAAAAACTTCATTCCCTCCATATTCGGAAACAGTGCGGCGCAGATATCAGCTTTTATCGATACATGGCTTGCCTCTTTCCTGGCAGCCGGATCAATAAGCTATCTATACTACTCAAACAGGATTTTTCAGCTTCCTCTCGCACTTTTTGCCATTGCAGCGGCTACAGCTATTTTTCCTTCCGTTTCAAAAAAACTGAAACAGAAAAAGGAAAATGAAGCTCTAAAATTTTTAACTCAAGGGTTTTGGCTGCTCTTTTTTCTGCTGACTCTCTCTACAGTGGGCGGCATTATGCTCTCACATGAGATTGTATGGCTTCTCTTTGAAAGAGGGGCTTTCACAAGAGAAGATACTTTAAATACCTCTTTGGTACTGGTGATGTATATGGGCGGACTCCTGCCCTATGGTTTGGCAAAGATATTTTCCCTTTGGCTCTATTCTACCGATCGGCACGGCAAAGCGGCAAAGATAGCAGGAGTATCTCTTGGCGCAAACATCGTGCTTTCTGTTTTGCTTATATTTCCCTTGCAGGCGGCAGGACTGGCTCTTGCATCTACGCTATCCGGTTTTCTGCTTTTTGCCATGACTGTCAAAGAGTTTGGTACCAAAAGATTTTTGGTTATAATTGCGGATAAAAAAGCCCTATATCTGATAGCGGCTATTATAATAGAGATAATTATCTTATATCTGGCCAAAGGTTTCATTGATGGTTATTTATGA
- a CDS encoding quinone-dependent dihydroorotate dehydrogenase: MFEYEKIKNIIFKLDPETAHHIVECSLRAADMLPVLFNPFIEKNFVDDERLGQNILGKTFYNPIGLAAGFDKNGTMIRPMLALGFGFTEIGTVTPRPQSGNPKPRLFRYPQFESIQNAMGFNNDGMYKVQQRLKKRFPFVTPVGVNIGKNKITPEKEALNDYEQLIKGFKELCDYMVINISSPNTPGLRDLQNEEFINALFNMAKDITDTPILLKIAPDMEKSQAIDLTSMAVEAGADGIIATNTTVDYSLLPDSKDFGGISGKVLKEKSFEIFQAIAKELFGKTVLISVGGIDSAEEAYKRLKAGASAVQIYSALIFKGPGLVKEINEGLLKLMEKEGYTHISEVIGSDLKSSANQSSHTSL, from the coding sequence ATGTTCGAATATGAAAAGATAAAAAATATTATTTTCAAACTTGACCCTGAGACGGCGCATCATATAGTAGAGTGTTCACTCAGAGCCGCTGATATGCTGCCTGTTCTATTCAATCCTTTTATCGAAAAAAATTTTGTGGACGACGAGAGATTGGGTCAGAATATTTTGGGCAAAACTTTTTACAATCCCATCGGTCTGGCCGCAGGTTTCGATAAAAACGGCACAATGATAAGACCTATGCTTGCTCTTGGATTTGGCTTTACAGAGATAGGTACCGTTACCCCAAGACCGCAAAGCGGAAATCCAAAGCCCAGACTCTTCAGATATCCACAATTCGAATCCATTCAAAACGCTATGGGATTTAACAATGACGGCATGTACAAAGTCCAGCAAAGACTCAAAAAAAGATTTCCTTTCGTAACGCCTGTGGGAGTAAATATAGGAAAAAACAAAATAACCCCTGAAAAAGAAGCACTTAACGACTATGAACAGCTTATCAAAGGATTCAAAGAACTTTGCGACTATATGGTGATAAATATCTCCTCTCCAAATACACCTGGTCTAAGAGACCTGCAAAACGAGGAGTTCATAAACGCGCTTTTCAATATGGCAAAAGATATCACCGACACGCCTATACTACTAAAAATCGCGCCCGATATGGAAAAATCGCAGGCTATTGATCTTACTTCTATGGCTGTCGAAGCGGGTGCAGACGGGATAATAGCGACAAATACCACAGTCGATTACTCTCTTTTGCCGGATTCAAAAGATTTTGGCGGAATAAGCGGAAAAGTGCTTAAAGAGAAGAGTTTTGAGATATTTCAAGCCATAGCAAAAGAGCTGTTTGGAAAAACCGTTCTCATATCTGTTGGCGGTATAGACTCTGCCGAAGAGGCTTACAAAAGACTCAAAGCAGGAGCCTCCGCTGTTCAGATTTACAGCGCTTTGATATTTAAAGGCCCGGGTCTTGTCAAAGAGATAAACGAAGGATTGTTGAAGCTTATGGAAAAAGAGGGATACACTCATATCAGTGAAGTAATTGGGTCTGATTTGAAAAGCTCAGCCAATCAGTCGTCACATACCAGTTTATAA
- a CDS encoding DUF2231 domain-containing protein, translating into MEVLHPPFVHFVIALPLVSLFSQLTYLATKDKTYSKATTRILAFSLLVSFFALFTGIIDAQKIINSSYILEKGLKEIEEHKEFGFVVVGMLFVTTLLKWIACRTNKFDLEKYSVVFIVATILLSLYQGREGGIIVYKYSGGIKDDIVKQRIMDKFDPIEDKECIEKIKRIKSVKKSFQED; encoded by the coding sequence ATGGAAGTTTTACATCCTCCATTTGTTCATTTTGTAATAGCTTTGCCTCTGGTGTCTCTTTTTTCCCAGTTGACATATCTTGCTACCAAAGACAAAACATATTCGAAAGCTACGACGCGAATACTTGCTTTTTCTCTGCTTGTATCATTTTTTGCTCTTTTTACAGGAATTATCGATGCTCAAAAAATCATAAACAGTTCATATATTCTAGAAAAGGGATTAAAAGAGATTGAAGAGCATAAGGAGTTTGGGTTTGTAGTTGTTGGAATGCTGTTTGTAACTACATTGTTAAAATGGATTGCATGCAGAACAAATAAATTTGATTTAGAAAAGTATTCTGTTGTTTTTATTGTAGCTACAATTTTGCTTTCGCTTTATCAAGGCAGAGAGGGCGGGATAATAGTTTATAAATATTCGGGCGGAATCAAAGATGATATTGTTAAACAGAGAATCATGGATAAATTTGACCCGATTGAAGATAAAGAGTGTATAGAAAAAATTAAAAGAATAAAAAGCGTTAAGAAGAGTTTTCAGGAAGATTAA
- the pgsA gene encoding CDP-diacylglycerol--glycerol-3-phosphate 3-phosphatidyltransferase has product MILNIPNILALIRLLIAPFMFLFLVNRDLFPNIHPSWLDFFAAFLFVLASITDFFDGYIAREFNQITQLGKILDPLADKMLTLAGFLGLMMLERANPWAIYLILTREFFITGLRVAAVGEGKEISASFLGKTKTVIQMFAIGFLIMNWPFGEVLLWLAVAITLYSGYEYIREYMKQ; this is encoded by the coding sequence ATGATACTGAATATTCCCAATATTCTGGCTCTGATCAGATTGCTAATAGCGCCTTTTATGTTTCTTTTTCTGGTCAACAGGGATCTTTTTCCGAATATCCATCCCTCATGGCTCGATTTTTTTGCGGCGTTTTTATTTGTTTTGGCTTCAATCACCGACTTTTTTGATGGATATATTGCAAGAGAGTTCAATCAGATTACCCAACTTGGTAAAATTCTGGACCCTCTTGCAGACAAAATGCTCACCCTTGCCGGTTTTCTTGGCCTTATGATGCTTGAACGTGCAAATCCCTGGGCAATATATCTGATACTGACAAGAGAGTTTTTCATAACAGGCCTCAGAGTTGCTGCCGTAGGAGAAGGAAAAGAGATATCAGCATCATTTTTGGGAAAAACAAAAACTGTAATTCAGATGTTTGCCATAGGTTTTCTTATAATGAACTGGCCTTTTGGTGAAGTCCTGCTTTGGCTTGCCGTTGCGATTACACTTTATTCAGGATATGAGTATATCAGGGAATATATGAAGCAATAA
- the dapA gene encoding 4-hydroxy-tetrahydrodipicolinate synthase, with translation MNRLKGAMTALITPFKNGKIDEERYAKLIKRQCENMIDVVVPVGTTGESATLSHDEHKRCIEIAVEVCKNTETKVMAGAGSNSTAEALDLASFAQKAGADAILSVTPYYNKPTQEGLYQHYKAIAQSVDIPVLLYNVPGRTGVDLQPETVFRLFDDVENIYGIKEATGSIERCVELLANRPELYVISGDDAINYPIIANGGMGVISVTANIMPDKISTLVHAGIAGQFDTSKLINDELFELNKVLFCESNPIPIKAAMYIAGLLDRLEYRLPLVAPSKENMKKIEEVLKKYEIVR, from the coding sequence ATGAATAGACTCAAAGGTGCAATGACGGCTCTTATAACGCCGTTCAAAAATGGAAAAATCGATGAAGAGAGATATGCGAAACTTATAAAAAGACAGTGTGAAAATATGATAGATGTGGTTGTACCGGTTGGTACAACCGGAGAGAGCGCAACACTTAGCCATGATGAACATAAAAGATGTATAGAGATAGCTGTAGAGGTCTGTAAAAATACCGAAACAAAAGTTATGGCGGGTGCAGGAAGCAACTCTACGGCAGAAGCGCTCGATCTGGCAAGTTTTGCACAAAAAGCCGGAGCCGACGCTATTTTATCGGTTACGCCATACTATAATAAACCAACACAAGAGGGGCTTTATCAGCACTACAAAGCTATAGCCCAGTCAGTTGATATACCGGTTCTTCTTTATAACGTTCCGGGAAGAACCGGTGTAGATCTGCAGCCTGAAACAGTATTTAGACTTTTTGACGATGTGGAAAATATATATGGTATAAAAGAGGCGACAGGTTCTATCGAAAGATGTGTAGAACTATTGGCGAACAGGCCGGAACTTTATGTAATAAGCGGCGACGATGCCATAAACTATCCGATTATTGCAAACGGTGGCATGGGAGTTATATCCGTCACGGCAAATATTATGCCAGATAAGATTTCCACACTGGTACATGCAGGAATAGCCGGTCAGTTCGACACGTCAAAACTCATAAATGACGAACTGTTTGAATTAAATAAAGTGCTTTTCTGTGAAAGCAACCCTATTCCAATAAAAGCGGCCATGTATATAGCTGGACTTTTGGACAGACTAGAATACAGACTGCCGCTTGTGGCACCATCAAAAGAAAATATGAAAAAGATAGAAGAAGTCTTGAAAAAATATGAAATCGTGAGGTAA
- a CDS encoding M16 family metallopeptidase encodes MASTLPKYYEKTLDNGLKVVAIPMHNESGVITTDIFYKVGSRNEVMGKSGIAHMLEHLNFKSTENLKAGEFDEIVKGYGGINNASTGFDYTHYYIKSSAKNLSKSLELFAELMQNLKLKDEEFQPERKVVAEERRWRTDNNPVGYLYFRLFNNTYIYHPYHWTPIGFMKDILNWTIEDIKEFHKIYYQPQNAIIVVSGDIDPKKVFENAQKYFGHIKNCCDIPEVHQVEPKQDGPKRIEIYKESEVEMIAIAYHIPNFEHPDQVALSAISSLLSDGKSSRLYENLVDKKRLVNQIYAYNMETKDPGVFIFLAVCNPGVKAADVEKEFLKEIEKIKEGKITKEELEKIKINTRADFIFSLENSSNVADLFGSYLARGNLEPLLKYEENIAKLKIENLSETAKKYFKTENSTTLILRKNNGEKNE; translated from the coding sequence ATGGCCTCTACATTGCCGAAGTATTACGAAAAAACGTTAGATAACGGCCTTAAAGTGGTAGCTATACCTATGCATAACGAAAGCGGTGTTATCACCACCGATATATTTTACAAAGTTGGCAGCAGAAACGAGGTAATGGGAAAAAGCGGAATAGCCCATATGCTCGAACATCTCAATTTCAAATCCACCGAAAACTTAAAAGCCGGAGAATTTGATGAGATAGTCAAAGGTTATGGCGGCATCAACAACGCTTCAACCGGTTTTGACTATACGCACTATTACATAAAATCAAGCGCTAAAAATCTCTCAAAATCACTTGAACTTTTTGCTGAACTTATGCAAAACCTGAAACTCAAAGATGAAGAGTTTCAGCCAGAGAGAAAAGTTGTAGCCGAAGAGAGAAGATGGAGAACAGATAATAATCCAGTAGGATATCTATACTTCAGACTCTTTAACAACACGTATATATATCATCCCTACCACTGGACCCCGATAGGTTTTATGAAAGATATTCTAAACTGGACCATAGAAGATATAAAAGAGTTTCATAAAATATACTATCAGCCTCAAAACGCCATAATTGTGGTCAGCGGCGATATAGATCCGAAAAAAGTTTTTGAAAATGCCCAAAAATATTTCGGTCATATAAAAAACTGTTGCGATATACCTGAAGTGCATCAGGTTGAACCGAAACAGGATGGCCCAAAAAGGATAGAGATATACAAAGAAAGCGAAGTTGAAATGATAGCGATAGCTTATCATATACCAAATTTTGAACATCCCGACCAGGTTGCACTCTCTGCTATAAGTTCGCTTTTAAGCGATGGCAAAAGCAGCAGACTTTATGAAAATCTTGTTGATAAAAAAAGACTTGTAAATCAGATATACGCTTATAATATGGAAACTAAAGATCCGGGTGTCTTCATTTTCCTTGCCGTTTGCAACCCGGGCGTCAAAGCGGCCGATGTGGAAAAAGAGTTTTTAAAAGAGATAGAGAAGATCAAAGAGGGAAAAATCACAAAAGAAGAGCTCGAAAAAATAAAAATAAATACAAGAGCCGACTTTATATTTTCTCTCGAAAATTCAAGCAACGTCGCAGATCTTTTCGGTAGCTATCTTGCACGGGGCAATCTTGAACCGCTTTTGAAATATGAAGAAAATATCGCCAAACTCAAAATAGAAAATTTAAGCGAAACGGCCAAAAAATATTTCAAAACTGAAAATTCCACTACTCTGATTTTGAGAAAAAACAACGGGGAGAAAAATGAATAG
- a CDS encoding ABC transporter ATP-binding protein — MKKLFRYYLPYLKEYKLQFFFAIIGMVMIAVGTAGTAQLIKPVLDEIFINKDEEMLKIMPFAIFGVFFLKGLGRYIQTYYTTYIGQDVIRRLRDNLVGHLLHQDIDFFKKKHSGELLSRVTNDIARVQNVVSNMIPEFAREILTIIALVGYVIYLSPKLSFYFLVIMPLAVIPLSKLAKKMKKYSKLSQESTSDLTSRLNEIFQNIEVIKSNSTQPYELERFEKENRRVFKYAIKQIKTNALTSPVMELLGSIAIGLVIYIGGKEVIDGHMTVGSFFAFSAALFMLYDPIRRLSGLYNKMQDAVAATERMFELLSIKPTVKEGDKDLPEKIENIRFENVKLSYEDKEVLKGISFEANRGESVAFVGDSGAGKSSIVSLLVRFYAPDSGKILINGIPIDEFRLKSLHKKIAYVTQNIYIFNDTIAQNVAYGEDVDEEKVIEALKKAYAWEFVKELPEGIHTLLSEGGANLSGGQKQRIALARAFYKDPEILILDEATSALDNRSERFIKEAIFEFSKEKITFIVAHRLSTIEDADKIIVLKEGQKVCEGKHKELLEKCDVYQNLQKTIH; from the coding sequence TTGAAAAAACTGTTCAGATATTACCTGCCCTACCTGAAAGAGTACAAACTACAATTTTTCTTTGCCATCATAGGTATGGTAATGATCGCTGTAGGAACTGCAGGAACTGCACAACTGATAAAACCTGTTCTTGACGAGATATTTATCAATAAAGACGAAGAGATGTTAAAAATCATGCCTTTTGCCATATTTGGCGTCTTTTTTCTCAAAGGTCTAGGAAGATATATACAGACCTACTATACCACATATATCGGGCAGGATGTAATCAGAAGACTCAGAGACAATCTTGTAGGACATCTTCTGCATCAGGATATCGACTTTTTCAAGAAAAAGCACTCCGGCGAACTTCTCAGCCGTGTAACAAACGATATAGCGAGAGTACAGAACGTTGTCTCAAACATGATACCCGAATTTGCAAGGGAGATTTTGACTATTATCGCACTTGTGGGATACGTCATATATCTAAGTCCCAAACTTAGTTTCTATTTTCTTGTCATTATGCCTCTGGCTGTCATACCTCTTAGCAAACTTGCAAAAAAGATGAAAAAATACTCAAAACTCTCACAGGAGAGCACTTCTGACCTGACCTCAAGATTAAACGAGATATTTCAAAATATCGAAGTGATCAAATCAAACTCGACTCAACCGTATGAGCTTGAAAGATTTGAAAAAGAGAACAGAAGAGTTTTCAAATACGCTATAAAACAGATAAAAACCAACGCCCTCACCTCTCCGGTAATGGAACTTCTGGGTTCTATCGCCATAGGCCTTGTCATCTATATAGGCGGAAAAGAGGTTATTGACGGCCATATGACCGTAGGTAGTTTCTTCGCCTTTTCGGCTGCACTTTTTATGCTCTATGACCCGATACGGAGACTCTCCGGACTATATAACAAGATGCAGGACGCTGTAGCCGCTACAGAAAGAATGTTTGAGCTTTTGAGCATAAAACCGACTGTGAAAGAAGGTGACAAAGACCTACCAGAGAAAATAGAAAATATCCGCTTTGAAAATGTAAAACTGAGCTATGAGGACAAAGAGGTGCTCAAAGGTATATCATTTGAAGCAAACAGAGGAGAGAGTGTGGCTTTCGTTGGCGACAGCGGTGCGGGTAAAAGCTCGATTGTCAGCCTACTTGTAAGATTCTATGCCCCCGACAGCGGAAAGATACTCATAAACGGTATACCTATTGATGAGTTCAGACTCAAGTCCCTCCATAAAAAAATAGCCTATGTAACACAAAACATCTATATATTTAACGACACTATAGCCCAGAATGTTGCATATGGCGAAGATGTTGATGAAGAAAAAGTGATAGAAGCTTTAAAAAAAGCGTATGCATGGGAATTTGTAAAAGAGCTCCCGGAAGGTATACATACTCTTCTGAGCGAGGGAGGAGCAAACCTATCAGGCGGACAGAAACAGCGTATCGCTTTAGCGAGGGCTTTTTATAAAGATCCGGAGATACTGATACTCGATGAGGCTACAAGTGCACTTGACAACAGAAGCGAAAGATTTATCAAAGAGGCAATATTTGAATTTTCAAAAGAAAAGATAACATTTATCGTTGCACACAGACTGAGCACCATTGAAGATGCAGACAAAATAATAGTTCTCAAAGAGGGACAAAAAGTCTGCGAAGGAAAACACAAAGAGCTTCTTGAAAAATGCGATGTTTACCAAAATCTGCAAAAAACGATTCATTAA
- the cysS gene encoding cysteine--tRNA ligase — protein MVIYDSSKKKEVVFKPVKDKEARIYVCGPTVYDDAHLGHARSAIVFDLLRRTLVKLGFKVTFMKNFTDIDDKIIKKVFESKKSLEEITGYYIKRYLEDMDALNVQRADIEPKATESLEAMFEMIERLLEQGCAYRTKSGDIYFDISSDALYCSLSHKCDEESLSRVEPNPEKRNSGDFALWKACKGENDICFDSPFGKGRPGWHIECSAMIDKFLAYKNEEYAIDIHGGGADLFFPHHENEAAQTRCANHQKLAKYWMHNGFVTISGEKMSKSLGNSFFVKDALKIYDGEILRFYLLATHYRQSLNFNEEDLLQNKKRLDKIYRLKKRIYGIKPSSADKEFEKSFLEALQEDLNISKALAVIDAMTAQANEHLDKNPKDKAFKQKTAANIELITEVLAIGTKDAYEYFQLGIDKDTKRKIEELIDKRTEAKKAKDFKKADAIREELQNMGINIMDTPQGTLWEKA, from the coding sequence ATGGTTATTTATGACAGTTCCAAAAAAAAAGAGGTGGTTTTTAAACCCGTAAAAGATAAAGAAGCGCGTATCTATGTCTGCGGACCCACAGTTTATGATGACGCTCATCTCGGACATGCAAGAAGTGCCATTGTTTTTGATCTGCTCCGACGTACACTTGTAAAACTGGGTTTCAAAGTCACTTTTATGAAAAATTTTACCGATATAGACGACAAAATAATAAAAAAGGTGTTTGAAAGTAAAAAAAGCTTAGAAGAGATAACAGGATACTATATCAAAAGGTATCTTGAAGATATGGATGCCCTTAATGTGCAAAGAGCTGACATTGAGCCCAAAGCTACCGAGTCTTTGGAAGCGATGTTTGAGATGATAGAAAGACTCTTGGAACAGGGTTGCGCATATAGAACCAAAAGCGGCGATATCTACTTTGACATCTCCAGCGATGCTCTGTACTGCTCTCTTTCACACAAATGCGATGAAGAGAGCCTGAGCCGCGTAGAACCAAATCCCGAAAAGAGAAACAGCGGCGATTTTGCACTCTGGAAAGCCTGCAAAGGCGAAAACGATATCTGCTTTGACTCGCCTTTTGGCAAAGGACGACCCGGATGGCATATAGAGTGTTCGGCGATGATAGACAAATTTCTCGCTTACAAAAACGAAGAGTATGCCATAGATATCCACGGCGGCGGTGCAGACCTCTTTTTCCCGCACCACGAAAACGAAGCTGCACAGACCAGATGCGCAAATCACCAAAAGCTGGCAAAATACTGGATGCATAACGGTTTTGTAACTATAAGCGGCGAAAAGATGAGCAAAAGTCTTGGAAACAGCTTTTTTGTCAAAGATGCACTTAAGATTTATGATGGAGAAATACTCCGTTTCTATCTGCTGGCAACTCACTACAGGCAGAGCCTGAACTTCAACGAAGAGGATCTTTTGCAAAACAAAAAGAGACTCGATAAGATATACAGACTAAAAAAGAGGATATATGGCATAAAGCCCTCATCTGCGGATAAAGAGTTTGAAAAGAGTTTTCTTGAAGCTTTGCAAGAAGACCTCAATATATCAAAAGCCCTGGCAGTAATCGATGCAATGACGGCCCAGGCAAACGAACATCTGGATAAAAACCCCAAAGACAAAGCTTTCAAACAGAAAACCGCTGCCAATATTGAACTAATAACTGAGGTATTGGCAATCGGTACAAAAGATGCGTATGAGTATTTCCAGCTCGGTATCGACAAAGATACAAAAAGAAAAATCGAAGAGCTTATAGATAAGAGAACGGAAGCCAAAAAAGCGAAAGATTTCAAAAAAGCGGACGCTATAAGAGAAGAGCTTCAGAATATGGGGATAAACATCATGGATACCCCGCAAGGCACATTATGGGAGAAGGCGTAG
- a CDS encoding enoyl-ACP reductase: protein MSNKTLVISGGTRGIGKAIVYRFAKEGVNVAFTYRSNEEEAQKIVKDLEENYGIKARCYPLDIMHPNEYKELFRKIDEDFDRVDFFISNAIISGRAVVGGFAPFMRLKQKGLNNIYTATVLAFVVGAQEAAKRMEKVGGGSIISMSSTGNIVYTPNYAGHGNAKAAVETMVKYAAMELGEKNIRVNAVSGGPIDTDALKAFPNYEEVKYETVKRAAIKRMGRPDDLAGACWFLCSEDAGWITGQTIVVDGGSSFR, encoded by the coding sequence ATGAGCAACAAAACATTGGTAATAAGCGGTGGAACGAGAGGAATCGGCAAAGCGATAGTTTATAGATTTGCCAAAGAGGGAGTAAATGTAGCTTTTACTTACAGAAGTAACGAAGAGGAAGCGCAAAAAATTGTAAAGGATCTGGAAGAGAACTATGGTATAAAAGCCAGATGCTATCCTCTGGACATAATGCATCCAAACGAGTACAAAGAGCTTTTTAGAAAAATCGACGAAGACTTTGATAGAGTCGATTTTTTTATATCCAATGCAATAATTTCAGGTCGCGCCGTTGTCGGAGGTTTCGCTCCATTTATGAGACTTAAACAGAAAGGTCTTAATAATATTTATACTGCAACAGTTCTTGCTTTTGTGGTTGGAGCTCAAGAAGCAGCTAAAAGAATGGAAAAAGTCGGCGGCGGAAGCATAATCAGTATGAGTTCAACAGGCAATATAGTCTATACTCCAAACTATGCGGGACACGGCAACGCTAAAGCGGCAGTAGAAACAATGGTAAAATATGCCGCCATGGAACTTGGAGAAAAGAATATACGTGTAAATGCAGTTAGCGGTGGGCCTATCGATACCGATGCCCTTAAAGCTTTTCCAAATTATGAAGAGGTTAAATACGAAACGGTAAAAAGAGCAGCTATCAAAAGAATGGGACGACCCGATGATCTTGCCGGTGCATGCTGGTTTTTATGCAGCGAAGATGCAGGCTGGATAACAGGACAAACCATCGTCGTTGACGGCGGAAGCAGTTTCAGATAA